The Stieleria maiorica genome includes the window TGGCGATGCGTTCGGGGAAACTTGGCGATGCGTTCGGGGCCCACTCCCGGCAGCGTGAATTGCGGTGTTCGAACACTCGCCTCACGTGAGCGGACCAAGTTGAGTGAGGTAAAACTTGAGTGCGATCGACCAGAAGCCAAGTGGACGTTGCTAGAAGGAATCCGTTTCCGAAAATGCCTTGATTTTATCGGACGCAAACATCGTTGCGCGAATCGAGTTCTCAGAAACGGATTCCTTCAAGCAAATATTCCAAACGCGAAATTTATTTTTTTGCCGCCCTTATCGATTCTCTCGAACGTTGAATTCCATCTTCCATTGTTCGTCGCTGCGTGTCGAATGGCACCACAGTTCGAACATGCCCAGTTCGGTCACGCGGCTGACGAAACGGACCGGCACGAACGGTTGGCCACCGTTGGAATCGTCATCGGACTCGCGCGAGAGTGTCAGTTCGATCGGTTCGCTTTCGACCAGTTCCTCCGGCGACCAGCGATCGAGTTGAGTTCCCACGGTATCGTCGCCGCGTTTGGAAGACGCGAAGAACCGAAACCGTGCGGGCTGGCCGACGACCAATCCGATTTCGTTGCCCGGCACGGCGGCCTCGGTGCCTTCCTCCATGCCTTGCGGCGCGACGCAGAGGGCGCGCAGCGGACGCGGGGCACCGGGGATGGCCAGCCCCGCCGTTTCGATCCCGATGTAGTACGAACGCGCGGTACCGCCCCGGATGCGGATTCCGCCGACGTGTTTTGACCAGCCGTAGTAGGCGGCACCGAGGGCGACTGCCGAGTCCAGGTCTTGTTGTCGGCTCAGCACCGTCGGGGCGGAATCGCACCAGCCGTTGACCACATCCCGCATCCGTCCCCGCAACGTTTCGCTGCGGAACACGCCGCCGTTGAACAACAGATGTGTCAGGCCCCCTGCCCGGCCGGAATCGTCATCGCTCTCGGCCGCAGAAAACGCTTCGGCATGATCGGCCAGAAACGCGGCGACCTGCTTGGTGATCGCCGGGTCGGCTTCATAGGGCAGTCCGATGTCTTGAAACCCCGATGCGGTGTTGCGTGCCGGGCGATCCTGGGCGCCGCACTGGGGAAAGAAACCGTCGACGATCAACGCCTTGGCTTCGTCGGCGGTCAGGGTGGTCGAGATCGTGCCGCCGATCAGCGAGCTGCCGCGGCCGAGAACCGAGATCGTGTGTTCGGCGAGGCCTTCGACGGCCAGCAATGCTTCTTTGGCATCCCGGCAGGCGTGCCACAGCGAAACGCTTTGCCAGGGATCGAGGTCGTGGCCTTGTTCCTGCAGTCGGGTGGCGACCTTGTGGGCTAGCGCCAGGTCCATGTTGTCACCGCCGAGCAACAAGTGGTTGCCGACGGCCAGTCGTTGTAATTGCAATTCGCCCGCGTTTTCTTCGACGGTGACGAGGGTCAGGTCGGTCGTGCCGCCACCGACATCGACGACCAACAGCACGTCGCCGGCGCCGAGTTGTGTCCGCCAGTCGTCCGCGTTGGAACCCAACCAGTGGTAGACCGCCGCTTGGGGTTCTTCCAACAACACGAAGTGGTCCGGCAAACCGGCTTCGATCGCGGCTTGGCGGGTCAGCTCGCGGGCGGCAGGATCAAAGGACGCCGGCACGGTCAGCACGACTTGTTGATCGACCAAAGGCGCTTCCGGATGGGCCGCATGCCAGGCGGCGACCAGGTGGGACAAAAACCGCTGGGTGCAATCAAACGCGGACACCTTGGGGACTTCCGGTGGTGATTGCCACGGCAGCACCGCTTCGGTTCGCCCGACGTTTCCGTGGCACAGCCAACTCTTGGCGGCCACGACGACCCGCTGTGGATTCTCCGCCGATTGTTGCCGTGCATAGACGCCAGCGACCCCACGCCCCGGATCACCGACCAGCGGTGTCTTGAGCGATTCGATTTCGCCCTCGCGAGGCAAGTACAGGAACGATGGCAGCGAGGGACGTGAATCGATCTGCCCCGGCGAGATCAGCTGGGGGATCGGCAGCAATTCCAACTTCGGTTCGGTCTTCTTGCCGTCCTGCGAAAGCGGCGCATAGGCGACCACCGAGTTGGTTGTTCCGAGGTCGATGCCGACGCAATACCGTGTGCCCATTTCGAATCGTTTGGTGTGAAGTGAAGAGATGACAGCGGAGTGCTAACCCGCTTGGACCTGTGCCGGGGCGACGACGTTGGCATCGGCAGAGTCGCCGGTCCAGGTCGGCAATTCCACTTGGGTCGCTTGCCAGCCGTGGTGAACCAGTTTCCCGGAAGTTGCGGTCCCTTCGCCGATCCATTGGTAACGTGTCGGCGAGGCGTCAGGGGCGACGTCCACGGTGGCTCCTTCGGCCGCATCGAGCAGTGGCTTGAGCCCCATCACGCGTTGCAGTACCCCGCCGCACTGTTGCAGGCAGGGCCGGGCGGCCGCGCCGACCTGGGCGTCGGAATACTGGCTCAGGTCTTCTTGGATCAAATCGACCAAGCGGGCTTCGCGTTGCAGCGTCGCCAGCAGGGTGACCGCGGAGTCGCGTGGTGGCGGTTCGGGCTGCTTGGTCACGGGCTGCCTGGTCACGGGCACCGCGGCAGGTTGTTCCTGCGGTTTGGCTTCGATAGCCGCCACGTCGGAGGGTTGACCGCGGAGGATCCGATCGATCTGGGTCGCTTTATCTTTGTTCCCTAGCGCGGCGAAAAAAGCCTTCAACGCGATTCCAATACTCATCGTTTCCCACCTGAAAAAACCGACAACGGCCTGAAAATCAAGCGTCCAGCTTGGCGATCCCGTCGGATGCGTCAAGAGGCGGGGGGGAGAATGCGGTTGCGGGAGTCCGGCGGGCGTCCGGCCGGGGGGCTGTGACGGGGGCAGGTGCCTATGACGGGTGCATCGGACAAGGGAAGCGATTATGTTATTGCATCCTGCTTTACGTCTTTCAGCGAGTCAGTCCCTTGAAATCGATCATTGCCTTCGTCCTGCTGATCAGCTCCGCAATTTCCTTCGTCCCCGCACACGCCCAGTCGAAGAAGATTGTCCTGGTCGCCGGCAAACCGTCCCACCCGCCACGGATGCACGAATTCAATGCCGGCGTTCAGCTGCTGTCCAAGTGTCTGGCCGACGTGCCGGACGTGGACGTGGAATTCGTGCTCAACGGTTGGCCGGAGGATGAAGCCGTGTTCGCCGAGGCCGATGCCGTGGTGTTCTTCATGGACGGTGGCGGCAAACACGAGATCGTCAAAGAGGACGGCCGCCGTTTGAAACAGATCGACCAGTGGGTCAAACGCGGCGTCGGGCTGGGGTTCATGCACTACGGCGTCGAAGTCCTGGCCGATCAGGCCGGCAACGAGATGAAACGTTGGATCGGCGGCCACTACGAACATCAGTTTTCGTGTAACCCGATGTGGGAGCCGGCATTCACGTCTTTTCCCGAGCATCCGGTGACACGAGGTGTCGAGCCGTTTGAGATCAAGGACGAGTGGTATTTCAACATGCGTTTCATGGCCGACATCGAGGGCAATCAATCCGCCCAGCAAGCGGATGTTGAATTCGTGCCGATCCTGGTCGCCGTCCCATCGGTCGATGTTCGTGACGGACCCTATGTCTATCCCAAGGGCCCGTACGACCACATCCAAGCGAACGCGGGACGCGCCGAAGCGATGATGTGGACCGTCCAGCGCGGCGACGGAGGTCGCGGGTTCGGTTTCACCGGCGGCCACTTCCACGACAACTGGGGAAACGACAATTTTCGCAAAGTCGTGCTCAATGCCCTGCTGTGGATCGCCAAGGCCGACGTGCCCGAGGGCGGCGTCGAGTCATCGGTGACGGCCGAAGACCTGGACGCCAATCTGGACCCCAAACCGGCCCGGCGCTGAGCCCGCGGTCCGAGGGACCGAGCGAATCGGGGTAGGAAGATTTTGGGGTAGGAAGATTTTGGAGGTGCCGCCGAAGTTTGGAGCACGCAATCTTCTTACCTCCTAAATTTTCTTACCCACCACTTCAGTCCTCGGAGTCTGCTGTCTGGTCCGACGCAACGATTGACTCGTCGGTGAGAGCGGGGCGACGAACCCGTGTGGTAGCGGAAGCCGCCAAGGCTTTCGGCCTCCGGGGTGCGACGTCGTCGCACCGTAGCGAAACTCTTGGCGAGTTCCGCTACCGGAAAACCAAGCTGCATCGGATTATCAGTTCCCTTGGACAGCCGGGTGCAGTTCGTCTCGTTTGATCCAGCCCGTCCAGAGTTTGAGATTCACGAATTGAGAACACTCCAGCTTGACCCACGGCACCGAATCTTGTGTGACAGAATCGATGATTCTCAGCTCCGCCCGCGGTGGTGCCCGTCGCACCTGACGCATGCCGGACAGCGGATTGGAGGGAGGAAATTGGGAAACGGAAAAGGAGCGTCCTTTCTTGCCGACCACAAAGTCCGCCGTCTCGGGGAGCTTCGCCTTGACCGCGGGGGGCGTGTCGTCGCGATTGCCTGACGATTTTTTGCCTGACGATTTTTTTCTGTTCGGATTGAAAAAGAAGGCCGACTCATCGAAGGAGCCGTTGGCGGGTCGGCGAGTCGTTTCTTCCAGTGGAAATGGGATCGATTTTTCTTCCCGGATGGTTC containing:
- a CDS encoding Hsp70 family protein, which translates into the protein MGTRYCVGIDLGTTNSVVAYAPLSQDGKKTEPKLELLPIPQLISPGQIDSRPSLPSFLYLPREGEIESLKTPLVGDPGRGVAGVYARQQSAENPQRVVVAAKSWLCHGNVGRTEAVLPWQSPPEVPKVSAFDCTQRFLSHLVAAWHAAHPEAPLVDQQVVLTVPASFDPAARELTRQAAIEAGLPDHFVLLEEPQAAVYHWLGSNADDWRTQLGAGDVLLVVDVGGGTTDLTLVTVEENAGELQLQRLAVGNHLLLGGDNMDLALAHKVATRLQEQGHDLDPWQSVSLWHACRDAKEALLAVEGLAEHTISVLGRGSSLIGGTISTTLTADEAKALIVDGFFPQCGAQDRPARNTASGFQDIGLPYEADPAITKQVAAFLADHAEAFSAAESDDDSGRAGGLTHLLFNGGVFRSETLRGRMRDVVNGWCDSAPTVLSRQQDLDSAVALGAAYYGWSKHVGGIRIRGGTARSYYIGIETAGLAIPGAPRPLRALCVAPQGMEEGTEAAVPGNEIGLVVGQPARFRFFASSKRGDDTVGTQLDRWSPEELVESEPIELTLSRESDDDSNGGQPFVPVRFVSRVTELGMFELWCHSTRSDEQWKMEFNVRENR
- a CDS encoding ThuA domain-containing protein, whose product is MKSIIAFVLLISSAISFVPAHAQSKKIVLVAGKPSHPPRMHEFNAGVQLLSKCLADVPDVDVEFVLNGWPEDEAVFAEADAVVFFMDGGGKHEIVKEDGRRLKQIDQWVKRGVGLGFMHYGVEVLADQAGNEMKRWIGGHYEHQFSCNPMWEPAFTSFPEHPVTRGVEPFEIKDEWYFNMRFMADIEGNQSAQQADVEFVPILVAVPSVDVRDGPYVYPKGPYDHIQANAGRAEAMMWTVQRGDGGRGFGFTGGHFHDNWGNDNFRKVVLNALLWIAKADVPEGGVESSVTAEDLDANLDPKPARR
- a CDS encoding DUF2760 domain-containing protein yields the protein MSIGIALKAFFAALGNKDKATQIDRILRGQPSDVAAIEAKPQEQPAAVPVTRQPVTKQPEPPPRDSAVTLLATLQREARLVDLIQEDLSQYSDAQVGAAARPCLQQCGGVLQRVMGLKPLLDAAEGATVDVAPDASPTRYQWIGEGTATSGKLVHHGWQATQVELPTWTGDSADANVVAPAQVQAG